In the Mycolicibacterium thermoresistibile genome, one interval contains:
- a CDS encoding DUF779 domain-containing protein, translating into MPPPRVDITGAAAELVRRLRARHGPLMFHQSGGCCDGSLPMCFPEGEFLVGDRDVLLGVVEQTPVWISGPQFDAWRHTQLIIDVVPGRGAGFSLEAPEGVRFLTRGRAFDEREIRLLADRRVLTGADCAGAGRTPGVER; encoded by the coding sequence GTGCCGCCGCCACGGGTGGACATCACCGGCGCCGCCGCGGAGCTGGTGCGCCGGCTGCGCGCCCGGCACGGCCCGCTGATGTTCCACCAGTCCGGCGGCTGCTGCGACGGGTCGTTACCGATGTGCTTCCCGGAGGGCGAGTTCCTCGTCGGCGACCGCGACGTGCTGCTGGGCGTCGTCGAGCAGACCCCGGTGTGGATCTCCGGGCCGCAGTTCGACGCCTGGCGGCACACCCAGCTGATCATCGACGTCGTGCCCGGCCGCGGCGCCGGATTCAGCCTGGAAGCGCCCGAAGGGGTGCGGTTCCTGACCCGCGGGCGGGCGTTCGACGAACGGGAGATCCGGCTGCTGGCCGATCGACGCGTGCTCACCGGCGCCGACTGCGCGGGTGCCGGGCGGACGCCCGGAGTCGAGCGGTGA
- a CDS encoding putative holin: MIPLPRAWVLTAAMLVGTAVGMIGAVAATLLVTATIRPDIVIALVVGVPSALGMLMIISSTQRWMTALGAFILAIAPGWLGVLVLIEVVNSA, from the coding sequence GTGATACCACTGCCACGCGCATGGGTGCTCACCGCGGCGATGCTCGTCGGCACCGCCGTCGGCATGATCGGGGCTGTCGCCGCCACCCTGCTGGTGACCGCCACCATCCGGCCCGACATCGTGATCGCGCTGGTGGTCGGTGTGCCCAGCGCGCTCGGCATGCTCATGATCATCAGTTCCACGCAGCGGTGGATGACCGCGCTGGGCGCCTTCATCCTGGCGATCGCGCCGGGGTGGCTCGGAGTCCTCGTGCTGATCGAGGTGGTCAACAGTGCCTGA
- a CDS encoding ABC transporter substrate-binding protein, whose amino-acid sequence MRIWALPVAAAALLLIAGCTAAPEHEGQIVLAEAQELGGYNPVSGYGEAGVSPLYEALFRPEADSDDTVPDLVPALAAGEPEQLGPRRWRIPLRTDVVFSDGTPFDAADVVATYTAVRNPEVASDIATHVAPVAQVRADGEDAVVVDMHTDADPKPYLLVGIAPAERVESKPAANWKLNTEPVGTGPYRLESLRPDQAVLVARDDYWGEPAQVRRIVYTHTPDDNVRAQRILAGEVDGVSLPPKLISSIDRDDIDAIAVQSADWRGVALPARNAFTADPRARLAMNLAVDRDAIIRDVLDGYGRPAGTPIATVYGPAYHPDAQFDHAPERAATVLDTAGWRVGPDGIREKDGARASFELLYNAADTLRRDLAVAFATAMRPLGIDVRTRGTSWDEIETRTADSAILLGGGSTPYSIDAQVYDTLHTRVPGSSPYANPGNFTAPGLDELLDRARELPGGPEKDDLYRRIQEVYAAEPSHVFLVFLDHTYGSRDRGWDPVQPILEPHSHGVTWGPWWRIGAWTR is encoded by the coding sequence ATGAGAATCTGGGCGCTACCGGTCGCCGCGGCGGCGCTGCTGCTGATCGCCGGCTGTACGGCGGCACCCGAGCACGAGGGGCAGATCGTGCTGGCCGAGGCGCAGGAACTCGGCGGCTACAACCCGGTGAGCGGATACGGTGAGGCCGGGGTGTCGCCGCTCTACGAGGCGCTGTTCCGCCCGGAGGCCGATTCCGACGACACCGTCCCCGACCTCGTCCCTGCGCTGGCCGCCGGCGAACCAGAACAACTGGGCCCGCGGCGCTGGCGGATCCCACTCCGCACCGACGTCGTCTTCTCCGACGGCACCCCGTTCGACGCCGCCGACGTGGTGGCGACCTACACGGCGGTGCGCAACCCCGAGGTCGCCTCGGATATCGCCACCCACGTTGCCCCGGTGGCGCAGGTCCGCGCCGACGGGGAGGACGCCGTCGTCGTCGACATGCACACCGACGCCGACCCCAAGCCCTACCTGCTGGTCGGCATCGCCCCGGCGGAGCGGGTTGAGTCGAAACCGGCCGCGAACTGGAAGCTCAACACCGAACCGGTCGGCACCGGACCGTACCGGCTGGAGAGCCTGCGGCCCGATCAGGCGGTCCTGGTGGCCCGCGACGACTACTGGGGCGAGCCCGCGCAGGTCCGGCGGATCGTCTACACCCACACCCCCGACGACAACGTCCGGGCGCAACGCATCCTCGCCGGCGAGGTGGACGGGGTCAGCCTGCCACCCAAACTCATCAGCTCCATCGACCGCGACGACATCGACGCCATCGCCGTGCAGTCCGCGGACTGGCGCGGCGTCGCACTCCCGGCCCGCAACGCCTTCACCGCCGACCCCAGAGCCAGGCTGGCGATGAACCTCGCCGTCGACCGGGACGCGATCATCCGCGATGTGCTCGACGGCTACGGCCGGCCGGCCGGCACACCGATCGCCACCGTCTACGGCCCCGCCTACCATCCCGACGCCCAGTTCGATCACGCACCGGAGCGGGCCGCCACCGTCCTGGACACCGCGGGCTGGCGGGTCGGACCGGACGGCATCCGGGAGAAGGACGGCGCCCGAGCCTCTTTCGAACTGCTGTACAACGCCGCGGACACGCTGCGCCGCGATCTGGCGGTCGCGTTCGCCACCGCGATGCGCCCGCTCGGGATCGACGTGCGCACCCGCGGCACCAGCTGGGACGAGATCGAAACCCGCACCGCAGATTCGGCGATCCTGCTCGGCGGCGGCAGCACCCCGTACAGCATCGACGCCCAGGTGTACGACACCCTGCACACCCGGGTGCCCGGCTCGTCGCCGTACGCCAACCCCGGCAACTTCACCGCACCCGGCCTCGACGAGCTGCTCGACCGGGCCCGCGAATTACCCGGCGGGCCCGAGAAAGACGACCTGTACCGCCGGATCCAGGAGGTCTACGCGGCCGAACCGTCACACGTCTTCCTGGTCTTTCTGGATCACACCTACGGCTCGCGGGACCGGGGCTGGGATCCGGTGCAGCCGATTCTGGAACCGCACTCCCACGGCGTGACGTGGGGTCCCTGGTGGCGGATCGGCGCATGGACACGCTGA
- a CDS encoding ABC transporter permease → MDTLTAPPRPVTAPPPSGTRNPGRQRLSAAGRLLVIRAGITVPVTAAVSLAMFWVAALSPFDPLVARLGANYQFADEAQREAMRAAYQTGQPWWQAWWQWLSGVMHGDLGWSSTQGRPVTTVLAERMPFTLGLSAAALITAAVLAVLVGCAAGMRRGGLLDRLSSTLAVVFAAVPPFVVSLALVAGVAVGLRWLPVSGAAPPGAEYTVPGVLTHAVLPLTALTVSQLPWLLLTTRTAVVEAAASDAVRGARARGIDGWPLLRGHIAPVAVLPTLALLGTRLPELIAGAAVVEAVFGWPGMAAALVDSAAALDFPLLAALTVGAVLAVLMGSALSDAAAVLIDPRIELTA, encoded by the coding sequence ATGGACACGCTGACCGCACCGCCCCGGCCCGTCACCGCTCCGCCGCCGTCAGGAACGAGAAACCCGGGCCGTCAACGCCTTTCGGCTGCCGGCCGGTTGCTGGTGATCCGGGCGGGAATCACCGTTCCGGTGACCGCGGCGGTCTCGCTGGCGATGTTCTGGGTGGCCGCGCTGTCACCGTTCGACCCGCTGGTGGCGCGGCTGGGCGCCAACTACCAGTTCGCCGACGAGGCGCAACGCGAGGCCATGCGGGCCGCCTACCAGACCGGGCAGCCGTGGTGGCAGGCCTGGTGGCAGTGGCTGAGCGGTGTGATGCACGGGGACCTCGGCTGGTCGAGCACCCAGGGGCGGCCGGTCACCACCGTGCTGGCCGAGCGGATGCCGTTCACCCTGGGACTCTCGGCGGCCGCGCTGATCACCGCGGCCGTCCTCGCCGTACTCGTGGGGTGTGCGGCGGGGATGCGTCGCGGCGGGTTGCTCGACCGGCTGAGCAGCACCTTGGCGGTGGTGTTCGCCGCGGTGCCGCCGTTCGTCGTCTCGCTGGCGCTGGTCGCCGGGGTGGCGGTCGGTCTGCGCTGGCTGCCGGTCTCCGGCGCCGCACCGCCGGGCGCCGAGTACACGGTGCCGGGTGTGCTCACCCATGCGGTGCTCCCGTTGACCGCGTTGACCGTCTCCCAACTGCCGTGGCTGCTGCTGACCACCCGCACCGCGGTGGTGGAGGCGGCCGCCTCCGACGCGGTGCGCGGGGCGCGGGCCCGCGGCATCGACGGCTGGCCCTTGCTGCGCGGCCACATCGCCCCGGTGGCCGTGTTGCCGACGTTGGCGTTGCTGGGCACCCGGCTGCCGGAACTGATCGCCGGCGCGGCGGTGGTCGAGGCCGTGTTCGGCTGGCCCGGAATGGCTGCTGCCCTGGTGGACTCCGCAGCGGCACTTGACTTTCCGCTGCTCGCCGCGCTGACGGTGGGCGCGGTGCTGGCGGTGCTGATGGGTTCGGCGCTGTCGGACGCGGCGGCGGTGCTGATCGATCCCCGGATCGAGTTGACGGCATGA
- a CDS encoding ABC transporter permease, with translation MSIIAPDTARRSDRVATHWPWLVIATLTGAALIIPAVAGEQIADFSAALRPPSAEHLAGTDHSGYDLLTRTAQGLQISLVIATLCAVAATLLGLVIGVGAALIGGWVDAVVMRVVDGVNALPHLVVGIVIAAMWRGAPLAIIASIALTHWPAIARIVRAELLAVVRAGWVQTARLAGASHWFIARRHLLPAVTGQALIAMVMLLPHAVWHESTLSFLGVGLSPDRASLGTLLGQARGDVLTGAWWTLAVPAGALIAAALAFAAAGTALRRRTEPPAGRVW, from the coding sequence ATGAGCATCATCGCCCCGGACACTGCCCGCCGGTCCGATCGGGTGGCGACACACTGGCCGTGGCTCGTCATCGCCACCCTCACCGGGGCGGCGCTGATCATTCCCGCCGTCGCCGGTGAGCAGATCGCCGACTTCTCCGCGGCGTTGCGCCCGCCCAGCGCGGAACACCTCGCCGGAACCGACCATTCGGGCTACGACCTGCTGACCCGTACCGCGCAGGGGCTGCAGATCTCGCTGGTGATCGCCACGCTGTGCGCCGTCGCGGCCACGCTGCTCGGCCTGGTCATCGGGGTGGGCGCCGCGCTGATCGGCGGATGGGTGGACGCGGTGGTGATGCGGGTGGTGGACGGTGTCAACGCGCTGCCGCACCTGGTGGTGGGCATCGTCATCGCGGCCATGTGGCGCGGTGCGCCGCTGGCGATCATCGCCTCGATCGCGCTGACCCACTGGCCGGCCATCGCGCGGATCGTGCGGGCCGAACTGCTCGCCGTGGTCCGGGCCGGCTGGGTGCAGACTGCCCGACTCGCCGGCGCCTCGCACTGGTTCATCGCCCGCCGGCACCTGCTGCCCGCGGTCACCGGACAGGCCCTGATCGCCATGGTCATGCTGCTGCCGCACGCGGTCTGGCACGAATCCACCCTGTCGTTCCTGGGGGTGGGGCTGTCGCCGGACCGGGCCAGCCTCGGCACGCTGCTCGGGCAGGCCCGCGGTGATGTGCTGACCGGGGCCTGGTGGACGCTGGCGGTGCCGGCCGGGGCGCTGATCGCCGCCGCGCTGGCGTTCGCGGCGGCCGGCACCGCGCTGCGGCGCCGCACCGAACCACCGGCCGGGAGGGTGTGGTGA
- a CDS encoding ATP-binding cassette domain-containing protein: MDLRVRAGEVTALIGESGCGKSLVAAALCGLLPPGSRVTGRITIAGADIAHHDEKRWRRLRGRHIGLVPQSAATSFTPVRPVGDQLAEVCHRLRADRTPIQLLATVGLTADVAARYPHELSGGMAQRVAIAAALAGRPGLLLADEPTTGLDPDNAAMVWRLLGEAAAEGAGVLVITHDLPALMRAQVCAEVALMRAGTVVAQEPLDVMSTRTDGYVGRFFSPAVL, encoded by the coding sequence GTGGACCTGCGGGTGCGGGCCGGAGAGGTGACCGCGCTGATCGGCGAGTCCGGCTGCGGGAAGTCGCTGGTCGCCGCGGCCCTGTGCGGGCTGCTACCGCCCGGATCGCGGGTCACCGGGCGGATCACGATCGCCGGCGCCGACATCGCCCACCACGACGAAAAGCGGTGGCGGCGGCTGCGGGGCCGGCACATCGGTCTGGTGCCGCAGTCCGCCGCGACGTCGTTCACCCCGGTGCGCCCGGTGGGTGATCAGCTGGCCGAGGTGTGTCACCGCCTGCGCGCCGACCGCACCCCGATCCAGCTGTTGGCGACGGTCGGCCTCACCGCCGACGTGGCGGCCCGCTACCCGCACGAACTGTCCGGCGGGATGGCGCAGCGGGTCGCGATCGCCGCCGCGCTCGCCGGTCGGCCCGGACTGCTGCTGGCCGACGAGCCCACCACCGGGCTGGACCCCGACAACGCGGCGATGGTGTGGCGGCTGCTCGGTGAGGCCGCCGCCGAGGGCGCCGGGGTGCTGGTGATCACCCATGATCTGCCGGCCCTGATGCGGGCGCAGGTATGCGCGGAGGTGGCGTTGATGCGGGCCGGCACCGTCGTCGCGCAGGAGCCACTCGACGTGATGTCCACCCGCACCGACGGGTACGTCGGCCGGTTCTTCAGCCCGGCGGTGCTGTGA
- the lpdA gene encoding dihydrolipoyl dehydrogenase, with protein MSHYDVVVLGAGPGGYVAAIRAAQLGQKTAIIEPRYWGGVCLNVGCIPSKALLRNAELASIFTRDAKLFGIQGEVTFDYGAAFDRSRKVADGRVSGVHFLMKKNKITEIHGYGRFTDAHTIEVELNEGGTEQVTFDNAIIATGSSTKLVPGTSLSENVVTYEKLIMTRELPGSIVIAGAGAIGMEFGYIMANYGVDVTVVEFLPRVLPNEDPEVSREIEKQFKKLGVKIHTGTKVESITDNGAGGSVVVKVSKDGESSELKADKVLQAIGFAPNVDGYGLDRAGVRLDDRQAIAIDDYMRTSVPHIYAIGDVTAKLQLAHVAEAMGVVAAETIAGVETLPLGDYRMMPRATFCQPQVASFGLTEEQAREEGYDVKVAKFPFTANGKAHGMGAPSGFVKLIADAKYGELLGGHMVGHDVSELLPELTLAQKWDLTAHELARNVHTHPTLSEAMQECFHGLVGHMINF; from the coding sequence GTGAGCCACTATGACGTCGTCGTTCTCGGTGCAGGTCCCGGCGGTTACGTCGCGGCGATCCGTGCCGCACAGCTCGGACAGAAGACCGCCATCATCGAACCCCGGTACTGGGGTGGGGTGTGCCTCAACGTCGGCTGCATCCCGTCGAAGGCGTTGCTGCGCAATGCCGAACTGGCGAGCATCTTCACCCGCGATGCCAAGCTCTTCGGCATCCAGGGCGAGGTGACGTTCGACTACGGGGCGGCGTTCGACCGCAGCCGCAAGGTGGCCGACGGCCGGGTCTCCGGTGTGCACTTCCTGATGAAGAAGAACAAGATCACCGAGATCCACGGGTACGGCCGGTTCACCGACGCCCACACGATCGAGGTCGAGCTCAACGAGGGCGGCACCGAGCAGGTGACCTTCGACAACGCCATCATCGCGACCGGCAGCAGCACCAAGCTGGTGCCCGGGACGTCGCTGTCGGAGAACGTCGTCACCTACGAGAAGCTGATCATGACGCGCGAGCTGCCCGGCTCGATCGTCATCGCCGGCGCCGGCGCGATCGGCATGGAGTTCGGCTACATCATGGCCAACTACGGGGTCGACGTCACCGTGGTCGAGTTCCTGCCGCGGGTGCTGCCCAACGAGGACCCCGAGGTCTCCAGGGAGATCGAGAAGCAGTTCAAGAAGCTCGGGGTGAAGATCCACACCGGCACCAAGGTCGAGTCCATCACCGACAACGGGGCCGGCGGCTCGGTCGTCGTGAAGGTCAGCAAGGACGGCGAGAGCAGCGAGCTCAAGGCCGACAAGGTGTTGCAGGCCATCGGGTTCGCCCCCAACGTCGACGGTTACGGTCTGGACCGTGCGGGTGTGCGGCTCGACGACCGGCAGGCCATCGCGATCGACGATTACATGCGCACCAGCGTGCCCCACATCTACGCCATCGGCGACGTCACCGCGAAACTGCAACTGGCGCATGTGGCCGAGGCGATGGGGGTGGTGGCCGCCGAGACCATCGCCGGTGTGGAGACTTTGCCGCTCGGCGACTACCGGATGATGCCGCGCGCCACGTTCTGCCAGCCGCAGGTGGCCAGCTTCGGGCTCACCGAGGAGCAGGCGCGTGAAGAGGGCTACGACGTCAAGGTCGCCAAGTTCCCGTTCACCGCGAACGGCAAGGCGCACGGCATGGGCGCTCCGAGCGGCTTCGTCAAGTTGATCGCCGACGCCAAGTACGGCGAACTGCTCGGCGGCCACATGGTGGGCCATGATGTCTCCGAGCTGCTGCCCGAGCTGACCCTGGCGCAGAAATGGGATCTGACCGCGCACGAGCTGGCCCGCAACGTCCACACGCACCCGACCCTGTCGGAGGCGATGCAGGAGTGCTTCCACGGTCTGGTCGGCCACATGATCAACTTTTGA
- a CDS encoding carboxymuconolactone decarboxylase family protein, with the protein MTATVPPRIPPGGFRELGPINWVIAKLGARGIRAPRFSLFNVLGQHPLLFWTWLPYSGYLLYAGKLSRQDAEVVILRVGQLRDCEYELQQHRRLARSRGVGPELQAKIFEGPDAEGLTERQRALIAATDEFVLNRSVSSETWVRLARQLNRKQLIEFCTLAGQYDALAATIATLRIPLDFPD; encoded by the coding sequence ATGACCGCGACCGTACCGCCCCGCATCCCGCCGGGTGGATTCCGTGAACTCGGCCCGATCAACTGGGTGATCGCCAAGCTCGGCGCCCGGGGGATCCGCGCGCCACGGTTCAGCCTGTTCAACGTGCTGGGTCAGCATCCGTTGCTGTTCTGGACCTGGCTGCCGTACTCCGGCTACCTGCTCTACGCCGGCAAACTGTCCCGCCAGGACGCCGAGGTGGTCATTCTGCGGGTCGGGCAGCTGCGCGACTGCGAATACGAGCTGCAGCAGCACCGCCGCCTGGCCCGCAGCCGCGGTGTCGGGCCGGAGTTGCAGGCCAAGATCTTCGAGGGCCCCGACGCCGAGGGCCTCACCGAACGGCAGCGGGCGCTGATCGCCGCCACCGATGAGTTCGTGCTGAACCGGTCGGTCTCATCGGAGACCTGGGTGCGGCTGGCCCGCCAGCTCAACCGCAAACAGCTCATCGAGTTCTGCACGCTGGCAGGGCAATACGATGCGCTGGCCGCGACCATCGCCACACTGCGGATTCCGCTGGACTTTCCGGACTAG
- the ramB gene encoding acetate metabolism transcriptional regulator RamB — protein MAKTYVGSRVRQLRNERGYSQAALAEMLGISPSYLNQIEHDVRPLTVPVLLRITDLFGVDATFFAPEDNTRLIAELREVTLDRDLDINVDMTEIADMVSAHPELARAMVNLHQRYRRTTTQLAAATEDRYHDSSGFGSGSGSITMPHEEVRDYFYQRQNYLHELDTAAEDLTIRMGMTRTELARQLADRLTMVHGVHIVRRVDMPETVLHRYDPETRTLELNNQLSSGQQVFKMAAELGYLEFGDLIDKLVDEGHFTSDESRKLARLGLANYFAAATVLPYRQFHGVTENFRYDIERLSAFYRVSYETICHRLSTLQRPSMRGVPFSFVRVDRAGNMSKRQSASGFHFSSSGGTCPLWNVYETFAYPGKIMVQIAEMPDGRKYLWVARTVERRASRYGQPGKTFAIGLGCELRHAHRLVYSEGLDLSGENASPIGVGCRVCERDNCPQRAFPALGRALDLDEHRSTVSPYLVRRP, from the coding sequence GTGGCCAAGACGTACGTCGGATCGAGGGTGCGGCAGCTGCGCAACGAGCGCGGCTACAGTCAGGCGGCCCTGGCCGAGATGCTCGGCATCTCCCCCAGCTACCTCAACCAGATCGAGCACGATGTGCGGCCGCTGACGGTTCCGGTGCTGCTGCGCATCACCGACCTGTTCGGGGTGGACGCCACCTTCTTCGCGCCCGAGGACAACACCCGGTTGATCGCCGAGTTGCGCGAGGTCACCCTGGACCGGGACCTCGACATCAATGTCGACATGACCGAGATCGCCGACATGGTCAGCGCCCATCCGGAGCTGGCCCGCGCGATGGTCAATCTGCATCAGCGCTACCGGCGCACCACCACCCAGCTGGCGGCCGCCACCGAGGATCGGTATCACGACAGCAGCGGCTTCGGTTCCGGGTCCGGTTCGATCACCATGCCGCACGAGGAGGTGCGGGACTACTTCTACCAACGGCAGAACTACCTGCACGAACTCGACACCGCCGCCGAGGATCTCACCATCCGGATGGGCATGACCCGCACCGAGTTGGCCCGGCAGTTGGCCGACCGGCTGACGATGGTGCACGGTGTGCACATCGTGCGGCGGGTGGACATGCCGGAGACCGTGCTGCACCGCTACGACCCGGAGACCAGGACGCTGGAGCTGAACAACCAGCTGTCGTCGGGGCAGCAGGTGTTCAAGATGGCCGCCGAGCTGGGCTATCTGGAGTTCGGCGACCTCATCGACAAGCTGGTCGACGAGGGGCATTTCACCAGCGACGAGTCCCGCAAGCTGGCCCGGCTGGGGCTGGCCAACTACTTCGCCGCGGCGACGGTGCTGCCCTACCGGCAGTTCCACGGGGTGACCGAGAACTTCCGGTACGACATCGAACGGTTGTCGGCGTTCTACCGGGTCTCCTACGAGACCATCTGCCACCGGCTGTCCACCCTGCAGCGGCCGTCCATGCGTGGCGTCCCGTTCTCGTTCGTCCGGGTGGACCGGGCCGGCAACATGTCGAAGCGCCAGTCCGCCAGTGGTTTTCACTTCTCCTCCAGCGGAGGTACCTGCCCGCTGTGGAACGTCTACGAGACGTTCGCCTATCCGGGCAAGATCATGGTCCAGATCGCCGAGATGCCCGACGGGCGCAAGTACCTGTGGGTCGCGCGCACGGTGGAGCGGCGCGCCTCCCGCTATGGTCAACCGGGGAAGACCTTCGCGATCGGGTTGGGGTGCGAGCTACGGCACGCACACCGGCTGGTCTACTCGGAGGGCCTGGACTTGTCGGGCGAGAACGCCAGCCCCATCGGCGTGGGATGCCGGGTCTGCGAACGGGACAACTGTCCGCAGCGGGCCTTCCCCGCCCTGGGCCGGGCGCTGGACCTCGACGAGCATCGCAGTACGGTGTCGCCGTATCTGGTGCGCCGGCCGTGA
- a CDS encoding acyl-[acyl-carrier-protein] thioesterase encodes MAESTEKFAAGPVTGPARTGLGKALMPVPDPHPDVFDRQWPLRVADIDRTGRLRFDAACRHIQDIGQDQLRELGYEETHPLWIVRRTMIDLIRPIEFQDMLRLRRWCSGTSNRWCEMRVRIDGRKGGLMESEAFWININRETQGPARISDDFIAGLRRTTSVDRLRWQSYLRPGAREDAVQIQEFPVRASDIDLFDHMNNSVYWSVIEDYLFTQPELLRAPLRAAIEHNSPVALGDKLEIITHRHPPNSTDQFGPELMDRTVTTLTYAVGDEVKAVAAVFAL; translated from the coding sequence ATGGCCGAGAGCACAGAGAAGTTTGCGGCCGGGCCGGTGACCGGTCCGGCGCGCACCGGCCTGGGCAAGGCGCTGATGCCGGTGCCCGATCCCCATCCCGACGTCTTCGACCGGCAATGGCCGCTGCGCGTCGCCGACATCGACCGGACCGGCCGGCTGCGGTTCGATGCGGCGTGCCGCCACATCCAGGACATCGGCCAGGATCAGCTGCGCGAACTGGGCTACGAGGAGACCCACCCGCTGTGGATCGTGCGCCGCACGATGATCGACCTGATCAGGCCGATCGAGTTCCAGGACATGCTGCGGCTGCGCCGGTGGTGTTCGGGTACCTCCAACCGGTGGTGCGAGATGCGGGTGCGCATCGACGGGCGCAAGGGCGGCCTGATGGAGTCCGAGGCGTTCTGGATCAACATCAACCGCGAGACCCAGGGCCCGGCCCGCATCTCCGACGACTTCATCGCCGGGCTGCGCCGCACCACGTCGGTGGACCGGCTGCGCTGGCAGTCCTACCTGCGGCCCGGCGCCCGCGAGGACGCGGTGCAGATCCAGGAGTTCCCGGTCCGGGCCAGCGACATCGACCTGTTCGACCACATGAACAACTCGGTGTACTGGAGCGTCATCGAGGACTACCTGTTCACCCAGCCGGAGTTGTTGCGCGCGCCGCTGCGGGCCGCCATCGAACACAATTCGCCGGTCGCACTGGGTGACAAACTCGAGATCATCACCCACCGTCATCCGCCGAATTCCACGGATCAGTTCGGTCCGGAACTGATGGATCGCACTGTTACAACGCTCACATACGCCGTCGGCGACGAGGTGAAGGCCGTCGCCGCGGTGTTCGCGCTCTGA
- the aceA gene encoding isocitrate lyase has protein sequence MSNVGTPRSAEQIKKDWETNPRWKNVKRDYTAEDVVALQGTVVEEHTLARRGAEILWNQLHDMEFVNALGALTGNQAVQQVRAGLKAIYLSGWQVAGDANLSGHTYPDQSLYPANSVPQVVRRINNALMRADQIAKVEGDTSVENWLVPIVADGEAGFGGALNVYELQKAMITAGVAGSHWEDQLASEKKCGHLGGKVLIPTQQHIRTLTAARLAADVADVPTVIIARTDAEAATLITSDVDERDRPFITGERTKEGFYRVQNGIEPCIARAKAYAPYADLIWMETGTPDLELAKRFAEAVKAEFPDQMLAYNCSPSFNWRKHLDDATIARFQKELGAMGYKFQFITLAGFHALNYSMFDLAYGYARNQMTAYVDLQEREFAAEERGYTATKHQREVGAGYFDRIATTVDPNSSTTALKGSTEEDQFH, from the coding sequence ATGTCGAACGTGGGCACGCCGAGATCTGCCGAACAGATCAAGAAGGACTGGGAGACCAACCCCCGGTGGAAGAACGTCAAGCGTGACTACACCGCCGAGGATGTCGTGGCCCTCCAGGGCACCGTGGTGGAGGAGCACACCCTGGCCCGCCGCGGCGCCGAGATCCTCTGGAACCAGCTCCACGACATGGAGTTCGTCAACGCGCTGGGCGCGCTGACCGGTAACCAGGCCGTGCAGCAGGTCCGGGCCGGGCTGAAGGCCATCTACCTGTCCGGCTGGCAGGTCGCCGGTGACGCCAACCTGTCCGGCCACACCTATCCCGACCAGAGCCTGTATCCGGCCAACTCGGTGCCGCAGGTGGTGCGTCGCATCAACAACGCGCTGATGCGTGCCGACCAGATCGCCAAGGTCGAGGGTGACACCTCGGTGGAGAACTGGCTGGTGCCGATCGTCGCCGACGGTGAGGCCGGGTTCGGCGGTGCGCTCAACGTCTACGAACTGCAGAAGGCCATGATCACCGCCGGTGTCGCCGGCTCGCACTGGGAGGACCAGCTGGCCTCCGAGAAGAAGTGCGGCCACCTCGGCGGCAAGGTGCTGATCCCGACCCAGCAGCACATCCGCACCCTGACCGCCGCCCGGCTGGCGGCCGACGTCGCCGACGTGCCGACCGTGATCATCGCCCGCACCGACGCCGAGGCGGCCACCCTGATCACCTCCGACGTCGACGAGCGGGACCGGCCGTTCATCACCGGTGAGCGGACCAAGGAGGGCTTCTACCGGGTGCAGAACGGCATCGAGCCGTGCATCGCGCGCGCCAAGGCCTATGCGCCGTACGCCGATCTGATCTGGATGGAGACCGGCACCCCGGATCTGGAGCTGGCCAAGCGCTTCGCCGAAGCCGTCAAGGCCGAGTTCCCCGACCAGATGCTGGCCTACAACTGCTCGCCGTCGTTCAACTGGCGCAAGCACCTGGACGACGCGACCATCGCCCGCTTCCAGAAGGAGCTCGGCGCGATGGGCTACAAGTTCCAGTTCATCACGCTGGCCGGCTTCCACGCGCTGAACTACTCGATGTTCGATCTGGCCTACGGCTACGCCCGCAACCAGATGACCGCCTACGTCGACCTGCAGGAGCGCGAGTTCGCCGCCGAGGAGCGGGGTTACACCGCCACCAAGCACCAGCGTGAGGTCGGCGCCGGCTACTTCGACCGGATCGCGACCACGGTGGACCCGAACAGCTCGACCACCGCGCTGAAGGGTTCCACCGAGGAGGACCAGTTCCACTGA